Below is a genomic region from Halalkalicoccus sp. NIPERK01.
GCGAGATCGTCTGTGCGAGTTCGTCCGGAACGTAGTGCCACTCGTTGTCCGCAAACCGCGGGAAGTGCCCCTTCGGACGGGGATCGTCGGGATCGACGTCGTCTTCAGTCATGCAAGACCGGCCTCCTCGAAGGCATCGTTGACGACCTCGGCCGTCGGTGCGTTGAGGTACGGTTCGATGGCCTGGAAGCTATCCCAGCCGCCGACGGCCATCACAACCCGGGGATTCATCTGCCGGTCGACGAGGAGTCGCTGGGCGAAGCGTCGGCGGAGGTCATGGGAACTGACGTACTGATAATCGTCGTCGCCAGTTTCGGCGGCCGCACGCTCGGCGGTGCGCTTCACGACGTCACGGACGCCGCGCTCGGTGAGATCAATCAATAAATCGTCTGGCGATATATCTTCGGCAGTCTGGTAGCGGTGAACGTCGCCCTCGACGTCAGCTGGGAGGTAGGCATCACGGGGCTTCCCGCCGTTCCCGGTCGTGTCCTTTCCCTCTGGAACCCGGAGTCGGTAGTGATCGCCGTCCGGCGTGCGCTTCACGTGTTCCGGGCGGATTTGCGGAATTTCGAAGGCTCGGAGGCCGACGTAGCCACCGAGCTGGATGATGAGATCGTCGCGATGGTTCGCAGCGGCCCGTCGCAACTCCTCGAGTTCGGCGTCGGTCATCCAGACCTTGTATTCGTCCTGTTTTGCGGTCGCTTCCAGTCGCATAGGAGCTTCTAAAACAAGCTTACACTAAATATCTATCGTGCATCAAAAACGTGGGATGTCATCCCGCGATTAGGCTGTCTCAGAGGAGAGTGACGGTCTTTCGGTGCCGACTTCTCTGATAAGGCGGAAATGCTTCGCAGAATTCGCACTTCCCATTCTTGATCTGATCTACCAATCGGGAAGATTAGTGCGAAAGGGCTGATCGCTACTCGTTGAGATGATAAGCAATGGAAATTGATTCGCCAATAACGCCGACTCCCTCTTCATGGCCGTCGATACGTAGTCCTTCGGGGATGCTCCGTGGGGTTTATCGGATATACTTGCATCGAACCGTATAATGGTCGAGAACTTCACTGAGAAGACGGACTTCATCTGGTCTATTGCGGATTTACTCAGAGGGGACTACAAGCAGTCGGAGTATCAGAAGGTAATCCTGCCGCTGACAGTGCTCCGACGGCTCGACTGCGTGACTGAGCAGAGTAAAGACGAGGTGTTGGAGCGCTACGAACAGCTCCAGAAACAAGGCATCGAAAACGTTGCACCCTCGCTGAAGCAGGCTGCTGACGCGGAGGTGTACAACACCAGCGAGTACACGTTCGAGTCGCTGTGCAATGACCCCGACGACATCGCGGAGAACCTCCAGTACTACATCAATCAATACGACGAGGAGACAACGGAGATCTTCGAGAAGTTCGACTTCGACCACCAGATACAGCGCCTCAATGAGGCCAATCTCCTCTACAAGGTGGTTCGGCAGTTTGCGGAGCTTCCTCTACATCCGGACGAGGTCCCCAACGAGGAAATGGGTTATATCTATGAAGAACTCATCCGGAAGTTCAACGAACTCAGTAACGAGACCGCCGGCGAACACTTCACGCCGCGGGAAGTCATCGAACTGATGGTCAATCTCGTCTTCCAAGAGGACGACGAGGTCCTGACCGAGCAGGACGCCATCCGCACGGTCTACGACCCGGCTTGTGGGACCGGCGGGATGCTCAGCGTCGCCGAGGAGTACGTCCGTCAGCTCAACACCGACGCGAACCTCCACGTCTTCGGGCAGGAGCTGAATCCCGAATCCTATGCCGTCTGTAACTCAGATATGCTCATCAAGGGACAAGAGCCTGAGAACATCATTTACGGTAACTCCTTTACTGACGATGGCTTCCCGAGCCGGACCTTCGACTATATGCTCTCCAACCCGCCGTTCGGGGTTTCGTGGAAGAAGGTCAAAGATCAGGTTGAGCGTGAACACGAGGAGGAAGGGTTCGCTGGCCGCTTTGGCGCGGGGCTCCCACGGACCAACGACGGAGCGTTCCTGTTTCTCCAGCATATGCTGAGTAAGATGAAGTCACCATCACAGGGTGGCTCCCGTATTGCGATTGTGTTCAACGGCTCACCGTTGTTCAACGGTGGCCCAAACAGCGGGGAGTCAGCTATCCGCCGCTGGATTCTCGAAAATGACTGGCTGGAGGCCATTGTCGGCCTACCCAAGAATCTCTTCTACAATACGGGCATTCGGACCTACATTTGGGTGCTCTCGAACGACAAACCCGAGCGACGGCAGGGGCACGTTCAGCTTATCGACGCCCAGGACTTGTATGCCGAGATGGACGAGAGCCTGGGGGAGAAACGTCACGAGCTAACACAGGAGCACATCAACGAGATCTCGCGCCTCTTCGGCGATCTGAAGGCCAACGGCCGTTCGAAGGTCGTCCCCACCGAAGAGTTCGGCTACCGCCGCATCGTCATCGACCGGCCGTTGCGCATGAGCTTCCGCGCGACCGAGGAGCGTATCGAAAGCCTTGACGACGAACGGGCGTTCACGAACCGCGACGAAGAGGTGCAGGAAGCGGTGAAAGAGGCGCTCTATGAACTGGACTCGGAGACACAGTGGATGGACCGAGACGAGTTCATGCAGGAAGTGGAAGACTGCTTCGAACGGAACGATATTGACGTCCGCAATAGCGTCTACAATGCGATCGAGCGCGCGCTGGGCGAGCAGAACGATGACGCCGAGATAGTGACCGACAGCAAGGGGAACCCGGAGCATGACACCGATCTGCGCGACCGTGAGCGCGTGCCCTTGGGGAAGGATCCGCGGGAGTACTTCGAGGAGGAGGTACAGCCCTATGTTGAGAACGCTTGGATAAACGAGAGTAGCAAATACCACGACGATCAGGATGGCGAATTAGGAGTGGTGGGGTACGAAATCAACTTCGATCGCTACTTCTACGAATATGAGCCGCCACGGCCGCTAGAGGAGATCGACGCCGACATTCGTGAACTGGAGGATGAAATCGTCGAACTGCTGAGCGAGGTGACAGAATAATGGTTGAACAGGCGAATATCAGGCAGTTCACTGATGAGGGGGAAAGCTCGAGCGGGCAGGAGACGGTCCGACTGAAACACCTCGCACGAATCAATCCAGCCAAGTCCGAGATTTCTGACCTCAATCCGGAGACGGATGTTAGCTTCGTGCCCTTGGAAGACTTCAGTACTGATGGCGAAATCAAGAATACGGAGACTCGCCCGCTGGAAGAGGTCTATGATGGCTATACGTATTTCCGTGAGGGGGACATTGCAATAGCGAAAATCACTCCCTCATTCGAGAACGGCAAAGGCGCGATCTGTCAGGGCCTGGAGAACGATATCGGGTTTGGAACTACAGAATTACACGTTTTACGTCCACGAAAGGGTGTGTCCTCCAAGTTTTTATGGTACCTACTGAGATCGGAACCGTTCAAGCAAGGTGGTGAGGCAGCTATGAAAGGGGTAGCTGGTCAGCAGCGGATACCCAGCGAGTTCCTAGAAGAATTCTCTATCTCGATAGCTCCCAAGACCAAGAGAGATACAATAGTCCGAAATCTGGAGGAGATTATCAGTTATATTGATGATTTAGCAGATAGGCTAGATAGACTAGAGAAAACGCTGTCAGAAAGGAGAAACACCATCATTGATCTGGGAATCACCGGAAAACTCATTCAGAACGCGGTGATGAAGGATACTAAGGTATCCTGGATACCTCGACTACCGAATAATTGGTCGAGCACAAAATTAAAATATATTGTCGATGAGCCGATTGCGTACGGGATTGTCCAACCAGGCCCAGACATCGAGTCTGGGGTCCCATATATACGTGTGTCAGACCTGATAGAAGGCGAGCTCCCCGAAGACGGCTATATGCGAACGACGACAGAGATTCACGAGCAGTACTCTAGGTCAGTTGTTCACCCGGGCGATTTGATTATGTCCATCCGCGCGACCGTGGGTAAAGTGATGCAGGTTCCAGATCATCTGGAGGAAGCAAATCTTGGAAGAGGAATAGCTAGAATTCGTCCTGATAAGTCAGTTAATGGTGATTTCCTATATTATGTGCTTAACTCATCTCTGGCGCACCAAGAGTTTAACCGACTATCAAAGGGCGCCACATTTAGCGAAGTTACTCTAGAAATGGTTCGAAATCTCGAAATTCCTCTTCCCCCTATAGAAGAACAACGGCAGGTCGTTGACCAGATACAAGCAGGTTTGGAATCGGGGCAGCATCTTGACGAAAAAGTGTCTGAGTGTGAGAGTTTAATTGAAGAGAAACGTCAGGCACTTATCACCGCCGCGATCACGGGCCAGATTGATGTATCAGAAGTCAAAAGTGAAGTAAAGACCAGTCAAATATGAGTAAACAGTACGATGAGAAGGCCTTCGAGGACGAGATCGCCGCCGCCCTCCTGAAACGCGGCTACACACGCGTCCCCAGTGACGGCTTCGACGCCGAACGGGGGATATTCCCCGACGAGGTCGTCTCGTTCGTACAGGAAACCCAGCCGGAGGCCTGGGACCAGCTGGAAACCGCCCACAAGGGCAGTGCTCGCGAGCGCTTTCTCCAGGAACTGACGAGTGCCCTCGAACGGCAAGGTACTCTCGAACTACTACGCCACGGTCTTCGCACCACCGGCACTAAAATCGATCTCGCGACGTTCAAACCAAACACAGGGATCAATCCCGAGCTACAAGCTCGCTACAAAGCGAATTGTCTTGGCGTCACCCAACAACTCCACTACTCAGCGACGAACCCAAGTCTGAGTCTTGACCTCGCACTGAGCGTCAACGGCATCCCCGTGGCGACAGCTGAACTGAAGAATACCTTTACTGACCAGGCTAACAGGGATGCCCGGGAGCAGTACCGCCAGGACCGCGATCCGAGCGAACCCCTCTTCCGGTTCAAACGCGGTGCATTGGTACATTTCGCTATCGACCAGCACGAGATCCACTACACAACGGAACTCGATGGTGAGGACACTCATTTCCTCCCGTTCAACAAGGGCCATGAGAAGGGCGGTGGCAACCCCCCACGCGAGAATGACCACCGCACTGCGTATCTCTGGAAGGAGACCTGGGCGAAGGATAGCTGGATGGAGATCATTCAGCGGTTCATTCATATCGATACCGAGGAGATCAAGAAAGACGGTATCACCGTTGAGGAAGACGAGACGATAATCTTCCCGCGCTATCACCAGCTTGAGTGTGTCCGCCAGTTGGTCACTAGCGCGAAAGAAGAGGGGACTGGTGAGGACTACCTCATCCAGCACTCCACTGGAAGCGGGAAGAGCAAGTCGATCGCGTGGCTGGTCCACCGTCTCGTTTCGCTACACGACGACCAAGATGACGCTGTGTTCGACGGCGTTGTCGTCGTCACCGACCGGACCGTCCTCGACGAACAGCTCCGGAACACTATCTACGAGCTCGACCACAAGACTGGCGTCGTTCACCCAATCAAAGGGGAGAACCGCTCAAAATCCGAGGAGCTCGCTGAGGCTTTGGAGGCTGGCAAGCCGGTCATCATCACGACACTGCAGACGTTCCCGTACGTCATTGAACACGCGCAGTCACTTCCAGAGCGGGATTACGCCGTTGTCGTCGATGAAGCCCACAGCAGCCAGAGCGGCGAGATGTCCGCCGAGATGAAAGGCATTCTCTCGGGTGTCGACGAGGAAGATATCGAGGATTGGGAGGATGCCATGGCAGAGAATGCGAAGGCTCGGAACAAACAGCCCAATCTCAGCTTTTTTGCGTTTACTGCGACGCCGAAGGCCAAGACCTTACAGGCGTTCGGTGAACCCGATGGTGACGGTGGCCACGAACCGTTCCACCTCTACTCGATGCAGCAAGCGATTGATGAGGGGTTCATCCTCGACGTCCTCCAAAACTACACGACGTACGAGACGTTCTACAACGTCGCTAAAATCGTCGAGGAGGATCCGCAGGTACCTGAGCAGAAAGCAGTGAAAGCTATTTCGCGGTTCCTGAAACTCCACCCCCACAACGTCTCACAGAAAGTAGAGATCATTGTTGAACATTTCCGGAATCACACGCAGTACAAGATCGGGGGGAAGGCGAAGGCGATGATCGTGACTTCCTCTCGTGCTCACGCAGTCCGATATAAGAAGGCGATCGAAGAACATGTCGAGGAGAATGGATATGACCTCAGCGCGCTTGTCGCGTTCAGTGGCACGGTTGAGGACGACGGTCGTAGCTACACTGAAAAAGGGATGAACGACGGCATCAAAGAGTCGGAACTCCCGAACGTCTTTGATACCCCGGAGTACCAGGTCCTCGTCGTCGCCGATAAGTATCAGACCGGTTTTGACCAACCGCTCCTCCATACGATGTACGTCGACAAGAAGCTCTCCGGAATCCAGGCCGTTCAGACACTTTCCCGGCTGAACCGACAGCATCCCGGGAAAGAGGATACGTTCGTACTGGATTTCGAGAATGAGCAG
It encodes:
- a CDS encoding type I restriction endonuclease subunit R, encoding MSKQYDEKAFEDEIAAALLKRGYTRVPSDGFDAERGIFPDEVVSFVQETQPEAWDQLETAHKGSARERFLQELTSALERQGTLELLRHGLRTTGTKIDLATFKPNTGINPELQARYKANCLGVTQQLHYSATNPSLSLDLALSVNGIPVATAELKNTFTDQANRDAREQYRQDRDPSEPLFRFKRGALVHFAIDQHEIHYTTELDGEDTHFLPFNKGHEKGGGNPPRENDHRTAYLWKETWAKDSWMEIIQRFIHIDTEEIKKDGITVEEDETIIFPRYHQLECVRQLVTSAKEEGTGEDYLIQHSTGSGKSKSIAWLVHRLVSLHDDQDDAVFDGVVVVTDRTVLDEQLRNTIYELDHKTGVVHPIKGENRSKSEELAEALEAGKPVIITTLQTFPYVIEHAQSLPERDYAVVVDEAHSSQSGEMSAEMKGILSGVDEEDIEDWEDAMAENAKARNKQPNLSFFAFTATPKAKTLQAFGEPDGDGGHEPFHLYSMQQAIDEGFILDVLQNYTTYETFYNVAKIVEEDPQVPEQKAVKAISRFLKLHPHNVSQKVEIIVEHFRNHTQYKIGGKAKAMIVTSSRAHAVRYKKAIEEHVEENGYDLSALVAFSGTVEDDGRSYTEKGMNDGIKESELPNVFDTPEYQVLVVADKYQTGFDQPLLHTMYVDKKLSGIQAVQTLSRLNRQHPGKEDTFVLDFENEQDEIKEAFEPFYGKTTVAEEMDPQHIQQLATELDAFRIYEQQEVDRFAEVFFDPSNTGTEGAHGKLSSIVQPARDRFVAKDEETKEDFRSTLRSFLRLYKFQSQIVSYADTHLEKLYTFGRFLYKELPRQSRDPSVEFDDELALQYYRLEKSEEGSIGLSATDGEVEGPTETGTGGSEADDEVELSTIVEKINEKLGTDFTEADQLFLEQLKEDALEDDHLRRSARANSRENFALEFDGELTSMFIDRMDQNQELFAEFMDNNEVQEAITKHLRRQVYQESQPG
- a CDS encoding site-specific integrase, which gives rise to MRLEATAKQDEYKVWMTDAELEELRRAAANHRDDLIIQLGGYVGLRAFEIPQIRPEHVKRTPDGDHYRLRVPEGKDTTGNGGKPRDAYLPADVEGDVHRYQTAEDISPDDLLIDLTERGVRDVVKRTAERAAAETGDDDYQYVSSHDLRRRFAQRLLVDRQMNPRVVMAVGGWDSFQAIEPYLNAPTAEVVNDAFEEAGLA
- a CDS encoding restriction endonuclease subunit S; protein product: MVEQANIRQFTDEGESSSGQETVRLKHLARINPAKSEISDLNPETDVSFVPLEDFSTDGEIKNTETRPLEEVYDGYTYFREGDIAIAKITPSFENGKGAICQGLENDIGFGTTELHVLRPRKGVSSKFLWYLLRSEPFKQGGEAAMKGVAGQQRIPSEFLEEFSISIAPKTKRDTIVRNLEEIISYIDDLADRLDRLEKTLSERRNTIIDLGITGKLIQNAVMKDTKVSWIPRLPNNWSSTKLKYIVDEPIAYGIVQPGPDIESGVPYIRVSDLIEGELPEDGYMRTTTEIHEQYSRSVVHPGDLIMSIRATVGKVMQVPDHLEEANLGRGIARIRPDKSVNGDFLYYVLNSSLAHQEFNRLSKGATFSEVTLEMVRNLEIPLPPIEEQRQVVDQIQAGLESGQHLDEKVSECESLIEEKRQALITAAITGQIDVSEVKSEVKTSQI
- a CDS encoding class I SAM-dependent DNA methyltransferase; amino-acid sequence: MVENFTEKTDFIWSIADLLRGDYKQSEYQKVILPLTVLRRLDCVTEQSKDEVLERYEQLQKQGIENVAPSLKQAADAEVYNTSEYTFESLCNDPDDIAENLQYYINQYDEETTEIFEKFDFDHQIQRLNEANLLYKVVRQFAELPLHPDEVPNEEMGYIYEELIRKFNELSNETAGEHFTPREVIELMVNLVFQEDDEVLTEQDAIRTVYDPACGTGGMLSVAEEYVRQLNTDANLHVFGQELNPESYAVCNSDMLIKGQEPENIIYGNSFTDDGFPSRTFDYMLSNPPFGVSWKKVKDQVEREHEEEGFAGRFGAGLPRTNDGAFLFLQHMLSKMKSPSQGGSRIAIVFNGSPLFNGGPNSGESAIRRWILENDWLEAIVGLPKNLFYNTGIRTYIWVLSNDKPERRQGHVQLIDAQDLYAEMDESLGEKRHELTQEHINEISRLFGDLKANGRSKVVPTEEFGYRRIVIDRPLRMSFRATEERIESLDDERAFTNRDEEVQEAVKEALYELDSETQWMDRDEFMQEVEDCFERNDIDVRNSVYNAIERALGEQNDDAEIVTDSKGNPEHDTDLRDRERVPLGKDPREYFEEEVQPYVENAWINESSKYHDDQDGELGVVGYEINFDRYFYEYEPPRPLEEIDADIRELEDEIVELLSEVTE